From the Penicillium oxalicum strain HP7-1 chromosome V, whole genome shotgun sequence genome, one window contains:
- a CDS encoding Cytochrome monooxygenase himC, with amino-acid sequence MAPQALLGDHLPSSVLVLAGIALFALAGLKAVQAIQGWQYARKHGCKPARHTMTHGLLGAGTIMKMLSASKEHRFLALIRGWHQTYGTTFESRMLNRQPVFTIEPRNVQTVLALKFKDFELGYYRNKAIRPLLGYGIFATDGSKWEHSRALIRPNFNRSQVHDINVYETHVKALIDQIPRDQSTVDLQDLFFRMTLDSATEFLFGESVNSLKDTSTASASSFADDFNTAQNGLVRRNRLGPLMGLYRNRDFSKSIVNARAYVDRFVQKGIDYRLALDKGRIKPNELDQQYVFLYELSKQTLDKTELTDQLLNILLAGRDTTASLLSITFFILARRPDIWTKLRQEVLKLDGRKPSFQDLKSISYLTYVLNETLRLYPVVPFNGRMATKDTYLPVGGGPNGKDPIHIRKGQEVMYSVYAMQRRQDIFGADADEYRPERWETLKPGWAYIPFNGGPRICIGQQFALTEAGYSIVRIMQEFESIESRDNRPFKEALSLTLASFHGAQVGLKTVQA; translated from the exons ATGGCTCCACAAGCTCTTCTGGGAGACCATCTACCTTCTTCTGTTTTGGTGCTGGCGGGGATTGCACTCTTTGCCCTCGCCGGATTGAAAGCTGTCCAGGCGATTCAAG GCTGGCAATACGCTCGCAAACATGGCTGCAAACCGGCTCGACATACCATGACCCATGGGCTTCTGGGCGCCGGAACCATCATGAAAATGCTGTCGGCCTCCAAGGAACATCGATTTTTGGCGTTGATACGTGGCTGGCATCAAACTTATGGGACGACGTTCGAGTCAAGAATGTTGAATCGCCAGCCCGTCTTTACCATCGAACCGAGGAATGTACAGACTGTGCTGGCGCTCAAATTTAAGGATTTCGAGCTAGGCTATTATCGCAACAAGGCCATACGGCCTCTGCTTGGTTATGGAATCTTTGCCACCGATGGCAGTAAATGGGAGCATTCACGTGCGCTCATCCGTCCCAACTTTAATCGAAGCCAGGTTCACGATATCAATGTTTACGAGACCCACGTCAAGGCGTTGATTGACCAAATTCCGCGAGATCAATCCACCGTGGATCTGCAAGATTTATTCTTCCGAATG ACACTCGACTCGGCGACGGAGTTCCTCTTTGGGGAATCTGTCAACTCACTGAAAGATACCTCGACCgcctcggcctcttcctTTGCAGACGATTTCAACACTGCTCAAAATGGACTCGTTCGCCGCAATCGACTCGGACCGTTGATGGGACTTTACCGCAACCGTGACTTCTCCAAATCGATCGTCAATGCGCGCGCCTACGTGGATAGATTTGTGCAGAAAGGAATCGACTACCGCTTGGCACTCGACAAGGGAAGGATAAAGCCGAACGAACTTGATCAGCAATATGTGTTTTTGTACGAGCTGTCCAAGCAGACCCTGGACAAGACCGAACTTACGGACCAGCTTCTCAATATCCTCTTGGCCGGGCGCGATACCACTGCCAGTCTCCTCAGTATCACTTTCTTCATCCTGGCCAGACGACCGGATATTTGGACCAAGCTCAGACAAGAGGTCCTCAAGCTGGATGGCCGAAAACCTTCTTTCCAGGATCTCAAGTCCATTTCGTACCTGACCTATGTCCTGAACGAAA CCTTACGCCTATACCCCGTCGTCCCCTTCAACGGCCGCATGGCCACCAAAGACACCTACCTGCCCGTAGGCGGAGGTCCCAACGGCAAAGATCCCATCCACATCCGCAAAGGACAGGAAGTGATGTACAGCGTATATGCCATGCAGCGCCGACAGGACATCTTCGGAGCAGATGCAGATGAGTACCGACCCGAGCGATGGGAGACGCTCAAGCCTGGCTGGGCGTACATTCCGTTCAATGGAGGACCCCGAATCTGTATTGGGCAGCAGTTTGCTTTGACCGAGGCTGGGTATTCGATTGTGAGGATTATGCAGGAGTTTGAAAGTATTGAGAGCAGAGATAACCGACCGTTTAAAGAGGCGCTGTCGCTGACATTGGCGAGTTTCCACGGCGCCCAGGTCGGTCTCAAAACTGTGCAAGCTTAG